In Aliamphritea ceti, a single window of DNA contains:
- a CDS encoding efflux RND transporter periplasmic adaptor subunit, which translates to MNKSVLLALAVVIGFGIWMASGMQTEEPAEPVVQSAAEEKPLMKVKVQDSDAETVLQLVRVQGQVEANRTLEVKVEIDGRVAKLPADEGQRLAAGDGLVEISADYRSAQLAEAKALLKQRRSDLAASIKLKKRGLQSQNRVIADEAAVQAAQAQLARIQHEIKETRVTAPFAGVLNKRVVELGDYLQAGDVIGELVDDGTVKITGQVPQHSVGRLQENQNVDVVLNNGEQMTGKLSYISPVADGVTRSYRVEVQIPNPDHLRIIGLSATLLLPAGEQMGHLLPGSVLGLDEAGNLRVKLVDNDNRVSNAPVEIIRTDQNGFWLSGLDAKVRVIMVGQDFVANGEEIDPVSDVDLAAEQQLSVKAEQEG; encoded by the coding sequence ATGAATAAATCAGTATTACTGGCATTAGCTGTCGTCATCGGATTTGGAATCTGGATGGCTTCGGGTATGCAGACTGAAGAGCCGGCAGAGCCGGTGGTTCAGAGTGCTGCAGAAGAAAAGCCGCTGATGAAGGTAAAGGTGCAGGATTCGGATGCTGAGACTGTCCTGCAGCTGGTGCGTGTTCAGGGACAGGTTGAAGCAAACCGTACCCTTGAGGTGAAGGTTGAGATAGATGGCCGGGTTGCAAAGCTGCCAGCCGATGAAGGTCAGAGACTGGCCGCAGGTGATGGCCTGGTCGAAATTTCAGCGGATTACCGTTCAGCACAATTGGCTGAAGCTAAGGCACTACTAAAACAACGCCGCAGTGATTTGGCAGCGAGTATCAAGCTGAAAAAACGTGGTTTGCAGTCTCAGAACCGGGTAATTGCTGATGAAGCGGCTGTCCAGGCGGCACAGGCTCAGCTTGCACGGATTCAGCATGAAATAAAAGAAACCCGTGTTACAGCCCCGTTTGCGGGTGTACTGAATAAGCGAGTAGTTGAGCTGGGGGATTATCTTCAGGCGGGTGATGTTATCGGCGAGCTGGTTGATGATGGCACAGTGAAAATTACCGGTCAGGTACCGCAGCACAGTGTTGGCCGTCTTCAGGAAAATCAGAATGTCGATGTCGTTCTGAATAATGGCGAACAGATGACCGGTAAGCTGAGCTACATTTCACCGGTTGCTGATGGCGTAACCCGTAGTTACCGGGTGGAGGTTCAGATTCCAAATCCTGATCATTTACGCATTATTGGCCTTTCTGCAACGCTGTTATTGCCAGCTGGTGAACAGATGGGGCATCTGTTACCGGGCTCGGTACTGGGTCTGGATGAAGCAGGCAATTTACGGGTTAAACTGGTGGATAACGATAACCGTGTAAGCAATGCGCCGGTTGAAATTATCCGTACTGACCAGAATGGCTTCTGGCTGAGCGGCCTGGATGCGAAAGTCCGGGTAATCATGGTAGGTCAGGATTTTGTTGCCAACGGTGAAGAGATTGATCCGGTCAGTGATGTTGATCTGGCGGCGGAGCAGCAGTTATCAGTTAAAGCTGAGCAGGAGGGCTAA
- a CDS encoding efflux RND transporter permease subunit, which produces MIAALVAAAIDRSRTSILILLFFLVGGFAAFQSIPKEADPDVAIPIMYVSIAFDGISPDDAVRLLVRPMEKELKSIEGIKEMRSVGSEGHASVTLEFDAGFDNEKALQDVREKVDIAKSKLPEDAEEPQIHEVNVALFPVLNIAISGAVSERVKLKVAKDLKDEIEGVAGVLEVDIGGEREELMEIVIEPQLLESYQLDFQTVLDSVSRNNQLVAAGAVDTGSGRQVLKVPGVVSELEDMLNMPVKSSEGTVVTVGDIATIRKTYKDAEGYARVGGGDAMVLEVKKKVGANIIDTIQAVQEIVSERSQLWPQGLEYAYILDQSTQIKSMLRDLMNNVLSGIILVMVVVLAAMGLRTSLLVGLAIPGSFLASMMVLNLMGFTLNIVVLFSLILVVGMLVDGAIVVTELAERRMSQGLSARESFRYAASRMAWPVIAGTATTLVVFMPLMFWPGVIGEFMKYLPATVVVCLTASLFMALIFLPVLGAVSARRKKNSEVSADEYELPKTAVNKAYVGVMSKLLHYPLITLIVALIAVSSSYVAYGVFGKGVEFFPDVEPELVLLNLHARGDLSVKEKDTLLQEVEARVIDVPGYKSIYARSFNQPSNDVAEDVIGIIQFQLEDWDKRPKAADILADMEARTADLPGVIIETRKGESGPNSGKPVKLLVSGYDSDVIYQAVADIRQMMEDIGGFTAVEDDRPMPGIEWRIEVNREEAGRYGASIALVGQAVRLITNGIKVTDYRPETSDDEVDIMIRFPEEKRNLDQLMQMQLSTDFGMVPLSNFVTLKPAPKTGSLKRVDSRRVVTVQADAAEGKLVNDLVVAMQERLAKHDFDPQIRLTFKGEDEQQKETGEFLVSAFSTALFLMALILVTQFNSLYQAGLVLSAIVFSTAGVLIGLMVTGQPFGIVMVGVGIIALAGIVVNNNIVLIDCYNDLRRHGYSPYDAALHTGSLRLRPVILTAVTTVLGLMPMVLAMNIDLINREISFGAPSTQWWTQLSSAIAGGLSFATVLTLFLTPCLLVLGDRKLFRRKAKAETNDQTPDVVESPAA; this is translated from the coding sequence ATGATTGCAGCTCTCGTTGCGGCGGCGATAGATCGTAGCCGTACCAGCATTCTTATTCTGCTGTTTTTTCTGGTGGGTGGTTTTGCCGCCTTTCAGAGTATTCCGAAGGAAGCTGACCCGGATGTCGCTATTCCTATTATGTATGTGTCCATCGCGTTTGACGGTATATCGCCGGATGATGCTGTGCGTCTACTGGTGCGCCCGATGGAGAAAGAACTGAAGTCCATCGAAGGGATAAAGGAAATGCGTTCGGTAGGCTCTGAAGGGCATGCCTCCGTTACTCTTGAGTTCGATGCTGGTTTCGATAATGAAAAAGCATTGCAGGATGTTCGGGAAAAAGTTGATATTGCTAAGAGCAAACTGCCCGAAGATGCTGAGGAACCGCAAATTCATGAAGTAAATGTCGCGCTGTTCCCAGTTCTGAATATCGCGATTTCCGGTGCTGTTTCCGAGCGGGTAAAGCTGAAAGTTGCCAAAGACCTGAAAGATGAAATTGAAGGTGTGGCCGGTGTGCTTGAGGTAGACATTGGTGGTGAACGTGAAGAGCTGATGGAGATTGTCATTGAGCCACAGTTGCTGGAAAGTTATCAGTTAGATTTCCAGACAGTTCTCGACAGTGTTTCCCGTAATAACCAGCTGGTAGCAGCAGGTGCTGTGGATACCGGAAGTGGTCGTCAGGTGTTGAAAGTACCGGGAGTTGTGTCTGAGTTGGAAGACATGCTCAACATGCCGGTTAAATCTTCTGAGGGTACAGTTGTTACTGTTGGGGATATTGCGACCATTCGTAAGACTTATAAAGATGCGGAAGGCTATGCCCGTGTTGGTGGCGGTGATGCCATGGTGCTTGAGGTTAAAAAGAAAGTCGGCGCCAACATCATTGATACCATTCAGGCAGTGCAGGAGATTGTTTCTGAGCGCAGCCAGTTATGGCCACAGGGGCTTGAGTACGCGTACATACTTGATCAGTCGACACAGATTAAGTCGATGTTACGTGACCTGATGAATAACGTACTTAGCGGCATCATTCTGGTCATGGTTGTGGTGTTAGCCGCTATGGGGCTGCGTACCTCACTGTTAGTAGGTCTGGCGATTCCGGGCTCATTCCTTGCCAGTATGATGGTTCTGAACCTGATGGGATTTACGCTTAATATCGTCGTCCTGTTTAGTCTGATTTTAGTCGTCGGTATGCTGGTGGATGGTGCCATTGTGGTCACTGAATTAGCCGAAAGGCGCATGAGTCAGGGGCTGAGTGCCCGTGAATCATTCCGCTATGCCGCATCGAGAATGGCCTGGCCGGTAATTGCCGGTACAGCAACAACGCTGGTGGTATTCATGCCACTGATGTTCTGGCCCGGAGTGATCGGTGAGTTTATGAAGTACTTACCGGCAACTGTAGTGGTATGTCTGACTGCATCGTTGTTTATGGCGCTCATATTCTTACCTGTATTGGGAGCGGTGAGTGCCCGGCGGAAAAAAAATTCTGAGGTATCTGCTGATGAATATGAGCTGCCTAAAACAGCGGTGAATAAAGCCTATGTTGGCGTCATGTCCAAATTACTGCACTATCCGCTGATTACACTGATTGTTGCTCTGATTGCTGTTAGCAGCAGTTATGTTGCTTATGGTGTGTTCGGTAAGGGCGTTGAGTTTTTTCCGGACGTTGAACCTGAGCTAGTCTTGCTGAACCTGCATGCCCGTGGTGATCTGTCAGTTAAAGAAAAAGATACTCTGCTGCAGGAGGTCGAAGCCAGGGTTATTGATGTGCCCGGTTATAAATCTATTTATGCCCGCAGCTTCAATCAGCCTTCTAACGATGTCGCGGAAGATGTTATCGGTATCATTCAGTTCCAGTTGGAAGACTGGGATAAACGTCCTAAAGCGGCAGATATTCTGGCTGATATGGAAGCCCGTACAGCAGACTTACCTGGTGTAATCATTGAAACCCGTAAAGGCGAAAGCGGGCCAAATTCCGGTAAGCCGGTTAAATTGCTGGTCAGCGGTTACGACAGCGATGTGATTTATCAGGCAGTGGCTGATATTCGTCAGATGATGGAAGACATAGGTGGCTTTACGGCGGTTGAAGATGACCGGCCAATGCCGGGCATTGAATGGCGTATTGAAGTAAACCGTGAAGAGGCAGGTCGCTACGGTGCCAGTATTGCCTTAGTAGGACAGGCGGTCCGTCTGATTACCAACGGTATTAAAGTAACCGATTACCGGCCAGAAACCTCTGATGACGAAGTGGACATTATGATTCGCTTCCCGGAAGAGAAACGTAATCTGGATCAGCTGATGCAAATGCAGCTGAGTACCGATTTTGGCATGGTGCCTTTGTCCAACTTCGTGACGCTTAAGCCTGCGCCGAAGACCGGTTCTCTGAAGCGGGTAGATAGTCGCAGAGTAGTTACTGTTCAGGCTGACGCTGCTGAAGGTAAGTTAGTAAATGATCTGGTTGTGGCTATGCAGGAGCGTTTAGCGAAGCATGATTTCGATCCACAGATCCGCCTGACCTTCAAAGGCGAGGATGAGCAACAGAAGGAAACCGGTGAGTTCCTGGTAAGTGCCTTCAGTACAGCATTATTCCTGATGGCTCTGATTCTGGTAACCCAGTTTAACAGCCTGTATCAGGCTGGACTGGTGTTGTCGGCCATTGTTTTTTCCACAGCAGGTGTTTTGATAGGACTGATGGTTACGGGGCAGCCATTTGGCATTGTGATGGTCGGCGTGGGAATAATTGCGCTTGCCGGTATCGTTGTGAATAACAATATCGTCTTAATTGACTGTTATAACGATCTGCGTCGGCATGGCTATTCGCCTTATGATGCAGCGTTGCATACCGGCAGCTTGCGTTTGCGCCCGGTTATTCTGACTGCGGTAACCACTGTGCTGGGGCTAATGCCAATGGTGCTGGCAATGAATATAGACCTGATCAACCGGGAGATCAGTTTCGGTGCTCCCTCTACTCAGTGGTGGACGCAGCTTTCCAGTGCTATTGCTGGGGGCTTGTCGTTTGCAACTGTGCTGACACTGTTTTTGACACCTTGTTTGTTGGTGTTGGGAGACAGAAAGCTGTTTCGCCGTAAGGCTAAAGCAGAAACAAATGATCAGACACCTGACGTTGTGGAATCACCTGCAGCCTGA
- the holA gene encoding DNA polymerase III subunit delta produces MKAKPEQLANQLKGTPLPVYLVTGDEPLLIEESCDLLRKYLVDQGFTERETLHADASFKWTYLLECANALSLFAERKIIELRLGGSKPNKQASEILREYLGNPAPDNVLLIIADKLDGAAQKSAWFKAIDKTGMIVQIWPVEAQQLPGWLNNRAKQIGLNLERDAVQLLCERVEGNLLAAKQELDKLNLLYPGQTLDAEQVIDSVSDSSRYDIYGLVDAALQQQTARCNKIIQVLRQEGTEAPVALWAISREVRTLLTVQQGLSQGQQYEAICQKERIWGKRKGLIQAAARRIAPRILQQMLSQCMIVDQQIKGAPGDAWLTLNSIVLRLSGIELGLAEIQ; encoded by the coding sequence ATGAAGGCTAAGCCGGAACAACTTGCCAATCAACTCAAAGGCACGCCATTACCTGTATATCTGGTAACCGGTGACGAGCCCCTGCTGATTGAGGAAAGTTGCGATCTGCTTCGTAAGTATCTGGTTGATCAGGGTTTCACCGAGCGAGAAACCCTGCACGCTGATGCCAGCTTCAAATGGACCTATCTTCTGGAATGTGCAAATGCACTATCCCTTTTCGCTGAACGTAAAATCATCGAACTGCGCTTAGGTGGCAGCAAGCCAAACAAACAGGCCAGTGAAATTCTCCGTGAATATCTTGGCAACCCGGCACCGGACAACGTGTTGCTGATTATTGCCGATAAACTGGACGGTGCGGCACAAAAAAGCGCCTGGTTTAAAGCCATTGATAAAACCGGCATGATTGTTCAGATCTGGCCAGTTGAAGCCCAACAACTGCCCGGCTGGTTAAATAACCGCGCCAAACAGATTGGCCTGAATCTGGAGCGGGACGCCGTACAGCTACTCTGCGAACGGGTTGAAGGTAACTTGCTCGCGGCTAAGCAGGAACTGGATAAACTCAACCTGCTCTACCCCGGACAAACCCTCGATGCCGAACAGGTTATCGACAGTGTCTCCGACAGCTCCCGCTATGACATCTACGGTCTGGTTGATGCAGCTTTGCAGCAACAAACTGCCCGCTGCAATAAGATTATTCAGGTGTTACGCCAGGAAGGTACAGAAGCACCGGTAGCCCTCTGGGCCATCAGCCGGGAAGTTCGTACTCTTCTGACCGTCCAGCAAGGCCTGTCACAGGGACAGCAATACGAAGCAATCTGTCAGAAAGAACGTATCTGGGGTAAGCGCAAAGGGCTGATCCAGGCTGCAGCGCGACGTATAGCACCACGCATTCTTCAACAAATGCTAAGTCAGTGCATGATCGTTGATCAGCAGATCAAAGGTGCCCCCGGCGATGCCTGGCTGACGCTGAACAGCATTGTATTACGCCTCAGCGGTATCGAACTGGGCCTCGCAGAGATCCAGTAA